The Streptomyces sp. NBC_00286 nucleotide sequence CTTGCCGTCGGCGGCGAGGGCGACGAGGTCGGAGTTGGTGGACCCGGTACGGGACACCAACTCCACGCCGGTCCAGAGCCCTCCGTCCCGGACGAGCGCGCGGCGCAACGCGGTGGCGTTGAGGGGCGGACGGTCCAGGTCGGACCAGGGGCCGTCGTCCCGCCGATCATCGCGGCCATCGTTCGCATCTGAGTCATCTCGCGGCGTCATGCAACCCACACTAGGTGTGGTAAACGCCGCACTGCCGAACGGTAGGCACCGCACTACTCTACGGATGAGTAGCCAATCCCCCTTATGAGCACCTCACTCGCCACGTCCCCACTGAGCAGGCAGGGAGCCCCATCCCGATGTCCGAGCCGGAACAGCTGCAAGAGATCGACATCCACACCACCGCGGGCAAGCTCGCGGATCTGCGGCGCCGTATCGAGGAGGCGACGCACGCCGGCTCGGCGCGTGCCGTCGAAAAGCAGCACGCCAAGGGCAAGTTGACAGCTCGTGAGCGGATCGAGCTGCTCATGGACGAGGGGTCCTTCGTCGAGCTGGACGAGTTCACGCAGCACCGTTCGACGGACTTCGGCATGGAGAAGAACCGGCCGTACGGCGACGGGGTCGTGACCGGTTACGGCACGGTCGACGGCCGCCCGGTGGCCGTGTTCTCGCAGGACTTCACCGTGTTCGGCGGCGCCCTGGGCGAGGTCTTCGGGCAGAAGATCATGAAGGTGATGGACTTCGCACTGAAGACCGGCTGCCCGTTCATCGGCATCAACGACTCCGGCGGCGCCCGCATCCAGGAGGGCGTCTCGGCGCTCGGCATGTACGGCGAGATCTTCCGCCGCAACACCCACGCCTCCGGGGTGATCCCGCAGATCAGCCTGATCGTCGGCCCGTGCGCGGGCGGCGCGGTCTACTCCCCCGCGATCACCGACTTCACGGTGATGGTCGACCAGACCTCGCACATGTTCATCACGGGCCCGGACGTGATCAAGACGGTGACGGGCGAGGACGTCGGCTTCGAGGAGCTGGGCGGCGCCCGCACCCACAACGCCACCTCGGGCGTGGCCCATCACATGGCGGGCGACGAGAAGGACGCGATCGAGTACATCAAGTCGCTGCTGTCCTACCTCCCGTCGAACAACCTCAGCGAGCCGCCCGCCTTCCCCGAGGAGGCGGACCTGGCGCTCACGGACGAGGACCGCGAGCTGGACACGCTCGTACCGGACAGCGCGAACCAGCCGTACGACATGCACACAGTGATCGAACACGTCCTGGACGACGCCGAGTTCTTCGAGACGCAGCCGCTGTACGCGCCGAACATCCTCACCGGCTTCGGCCGCGTCGAGGGCCACCCGGTGGGCATCGTGGCCAACCAGCCGATGCAGTTCGCGGGCTGCCTGGACATCAAGGCGAGCGAGAAGGCGGCACGCTTCGTGCGCACCTGCGACGCCTTCAACGTCCCGGTGATCACCTTCGTCGACGTCCCCGGCTTCCTGCCGGGCGTCGACCAGGAGCACGACGGCATCATCCGCCGCGGCGCCAAGCTGATCTACGCGTACGCCGAGGCGACCGTCCCGCTGATCACGGTGATCACCCGCAAGGCGTTCGGCGGCGCGTACGACGTCATGGGCTCCAAGCACCTGGGCGCCGATCTCAACCTCGCCTGGCCGACGGCCCAGATCGCCGTGATGGGGGCGCAGGGCGCGGTCAACATCCTGCACCGCCGCACCATCGCGGCCGCGCCCGAGGAGGAGCGCGAGGAGGTCCGCCGGCGACTGATCCAGGAGTACGAGGACCGGCTCCTCAACCCCTACGCGGCAGCCGAGCGCGGCTACATCGACGGCGTGATCATGCCGTCCGAGACCCGCTCCCATGTCGTACGGGGCCTGCGTCAGCTGCGTACGAAGCGGGAATCCCTGCCTCCGAAGAAGCACGGCAACATCCCCCTGTAGGGCACCAGTTTGGGAGCGGTCATGATCAAGGTCGTACGGGGCAATCCGACCCCGGAGGAGCTGGCCGCCGCACTGGCGGTGGTCCAGGCGCGCGCCGCGGCGGTGGCCGCCGCCCCGTCCGGCGCGCCCCGCGAGCCGGACGCCTGGGCGGACCCCGCCCGGGTGGCGATGGG carries:
- a CDS encoding acyl-CoA carboxylase subunit beta encodes the protein MSEPEQLQEIDIHTTAGKLADLRRRIEEATHAGSARAVEKQHAKGKLTARERIELLMDEGSFVELDEFTQHRSTDFGMEKNRPYGDGVVTGYGTVDGRPVAVFSQDFTVFGGALGEVFGQKIMKVMDFALKTGCPFIGINDSGGARIQEGVSALGMYGEIFRRNTHASGVIPQISLIVGPCAGGAVYSPAITDFTVMVDQTSHMFITGPDVIKTVTGEDVGFEELGGARTHNATSGVAHHMAGDEKDAIEYIKSLLSYLPSNNLSEPPAFPEEADLALTDEDRELDTLVPDSANQPYDMHTVIEHVLDDAEFFETQPLYAPNILTGFGRVEGHPVGIVANQPMQFAGCLDIKASEKAARFVRTCDAFNVPVITFVDVPGFLPGVDQEHDGIIRRGAKLIYAYAEATVPLITVITRKAFGGAYDVMGSKHLGADLNLAWPTAQIAVMGAQGAVNILHRRTIAAAPEEEREEVRRRLIQEYEDRLLNPYAAAERGYIDGVIMPSETRSHVVRGLRQLRTKRESLPPKKHGNIPL
- a CDS encoding acyl-CoA carboxylase subunit epsilon encodes the protein MIKVVRGNPTPEELAAALAVVQARAAAVAAAPSGAPREPDAWADPARVAMGRLPAPGPRAWGRTYWPG